A region of Mesorhizobium sp. AR02 DNA encodes the following proteins:
- a CDS encoding ABC transporter substrate-binding protein, with product MKKILTMVPLLAGAALLASVGVSSAAGKYTIGISNTVQGNGWREEMVCAMKAQALASGEVAKLNIAHRNTDAAGQLEDIRNLISAKVDAIVVNPADPAGIKAGLEEATKAGIVVVAVDQAVTEPSAYIISNNQEQYAYLGAKWLFGQMGGKGEVFYMRGAAGASADSDRDKGFKKALAEFPNVKVAQEVFTGWQQDQAKQQILSFLSTGTPFNGIWTSGIDNVIVDALVESQAPLVPVVGADNAGFVGQLSSVKGLVGAAVTNPGSIGGAGVTLALQILDGKKPAQQTVLVNPQLWDNATDEGKAKLKAAADPSLSPEWPVSISIPDWTTYTKEQIVACKGPGE from the coding sequence ATGAAGAAAATACTGACCATGGTCCCGCTGCTGGCGGGCGCTGCCTTGCTGGCTTCGGTGGGCGTCTCGTCCGCTGCCGGCAAATACACGATCGGCATCTCTAACACCGTCCAGGGCAATGGCTGGCGCGAGGAGATGGTGTGCGCCATGAAGGCGCAGGCGTTGGCCTCCGGCGAGGTCGCAAAACTCAACATCGCCCACCGCAACACCGATGCCGCTGGCCAGCTCGAAGACATCCGCAACCTGATCAGCGCCAAGGTCGACGCCATCGTCGTCAACCCCGCCGATCCGGCCGGCATCAAGGCGGGCCTGGAAGAGGCCACCAAGGCCGGCATCGTGGTCGTCGCCGTCGACCAGGCGGTCACCGAACCGTCGGCCTACATCATCTCCAACAACCAGGAGCAATATGCCTATCTCGGCGCCAAATGGCTGTTCGGCCAGATGGGCGGCAAGGGCGAGGTGTTCTACATGCGTGGTGCGGCCGGCGCTTCGGCCGACTCCGATCGCGACAAAGGCTTCAAGAAGGCGCTGGCCGAATTCCCCAATGTGAAGGTGGCGCAGGAAGTCTTCACCGGCTGGCAGCAGGACCAGGCCAAGCAGCAGATCCTCTCCTTCCTGTCGACGGGAACGCCGTTCAACGGCATCTGGACCTCAGGCATCGACAACGTCATCGTCGACGCGCTGGTGGAATCGCAGGCGCCGCTGGTGCCGGTGGTCGGCGCCGACAATGCCGGCTTCGTCGGCCAGCTGAGCTCGGTCAAGGGCCTCGTCGGTGCGGCCGTCACCAACCCCGGCTCGATCGGCGGTGCGGGCGTCACGCTGGCGCTGCAGATCCTCGACGGCAAGAAGCCGGCACAGCAGACCGTGCTGGTCAACCCGCAGCTGTGGGACAACGCCACCGACGAAGGCAAGGCCAAGCTGAAAGCCGCCGCCGACCCGTCGCTCAGCCCCGAATGGCCGGTCTCGATCTCGATCCCGGATTGGACGACGTATACGAAGGAGCAGATCGTGGCCTGCAAGGGGCCGGGCGAGTAA
- a CDS encoding sugar phosphate isomerase/epimerase family protein: MKLGLLTAPFAETPLADVAGWASAAGFEALEIACWPKTSGATRRYAGTSHIDAASTSPTQAKEIVASLAEKNLTVSGLGYYPNPLHPDAAHREAVIGHLKKVIVLAANMGVPVVNTFCGGDASKTVDVNWQDALKVWPEIVVFARDHGIKLAFENCPMIFSYDEWPGGHNIAYSPLVWRRILETWGGEVGMNFDPSHLVWQMIDQARFIKEFGPYMLHVHAKDLMIDHDGLYERGILSAGIGWQVPRMPGLGDVDWSAFFSGLYRAGYDGSIIIEHEDRRFEGSDDQVKRGFLLARDVLRPFVK; the protein is encoded by the coding sequence ATGAAACTTGGACTGCTCACCGCACCATTCGCGGAGACGCCGCTTGCCGATGTCGCCGGCTGGGCCAGCGCGGCCGGTTTCGAGGCGCTGGAAATCGCCTGCTGGCCGAAAACCTCTGGTGCGACCCGCCGCTATGCCGGCACAAGCCATATTGACGCTGCTTCCACCTCGCCCACGCAGGCGAAAGAAATCGTCGCCTCGCTGGCGGAAAAGAACCTCACGGTCTCCGGCCTCGGCTACTACCCCAACCCGCTGCATCCCGATGCCGCGCACCGCGAGGCGGTCATCGGCCATCTGAAGAAGGTGATCGTGCTGGCCGCCAATATGGGCGTACCCGTCGTCAACACCTTCTGCGGCGGCGATGCCTCCAAGACCGTCGACGTCAACTGGCAGGATGCGCTGAAAGTCTGGCCCGAAATCGTCGTTTTTGCACGCGACCACGGCATCAAGCTTGCCTTCGAGAACTGCCCGATGATCTTCAGCTATGACGAATGGCCAGGCGGGCACAACATTGCCTACTCGCCCCTGGTCTGGCGCCGCATCCTGGAGACCTGGGGCGGCGAGGTCGGCATGAATTTCGACCCCTCGCACCTGGTCTGGCAGATGATCGACCAGGCGCGCTTCATCAAGGAATTCGGCCCCTATATGCTGCATGTCCACGCCAAGGACCTGATGATTGATCATGATGGTTTGTACGAGCGCGGAATCCTCTCGGCCGGCATAGGCTGGCAGGTGCCGCGCATGCCGGGGCTGGGCGATGTCGACTGGAGCGCCTTTTTCTCCGGCCTCTACCGCGCCGGCTATGACGGATCCATCATCATCGAACACGAGGACAGGCGATTTGAGGGCAGCGACGATCAGGTGAAGCGCGGTTTCCTGCTCGCCCGCGACGTGCTGCGTCCCTTCGTCAAGTGA